The following proteins come from a genomic window of Lolium rigidum isolate FL_2022 chromosome 5, APGP_CSIRO_Lrig_0.1, whole genome shotgun sequence:
- the LOC124652225 gene encoding LOW QUALITY PROTEIN: probable xyloglucan glycosyltransferase 9 (The sequence of the model RefSeq protein was modified relative to this genomic sequence to represent the inferred CDS: inserted 1 base in 1 codon), with amino-acid sequence MAPWTGLWGGRAGGDAYRGTPVVVKMENPNWSISEISPEDDDEDFLVGAGATGARRKGGRGKNAKQITWVLLLKAHRAAGCLASLASAAVALGAAARRRVADGRTDADAGAGAGAESPVLRSRFYAFIRAFLVLSMLLLAVELAAHVNGWNLAASALALPIIGVESLYGSWLRLRAAYLAPLLQFLTDACVVLFLIQSADRLIQCLGCFYINLKRIKPKLKSSPLPDAEDPHAGYYPMVLVQIPMCNEKEVYQQSIAAVCNLDWPRSNFLVQVLDDSDDPTTQSLIRDEVAKWQQNGARILYRHRVLRDGYKAGNLKSAMGCSYVKDYEFVAIFDADFQPNPDFLKRSVPHFKDNDELGLVQARWSFVNKDENLLTRLQNINLCFHFEVEQQVNGVFLNFFGFNGTAGVWRIKALEDSGGWMERTTVEDMDIAVRAHLHGWKFIFLNDVECQCELPESYEAYRKQQHRWHSGPMQLFRLCLPDIIKSKISVWKKANLIFLFFLLRKLILPFYSFTLFCIILPMTMFVPEAEXPDWVVCYIPALMSLLNILPSPKSFPFIIPYLLFENTMSVTKFNAMISGLFQLGSAYEWVVTKKSGRSSEGDLIALAVPPKELRHQRTGSAPNLDAMLKDQSDSPKKDGRKKKKHNRIYKKELALSLLLLTAAARSLLTKQGIHFYFLLFQGISFLLVGLDLIGEQVE; translated from the exons ATGGCGCCATGGACCGGCTTGTGGGGCGGTAGGGCCGGCGGCGACGCCTACCGGGGCACGCCGGTGGTCGTCAAGATGGAGAACCCTAACTGGTCCATCTCCGAGATCTcgccggaggacgacgacgaggacttcCTCGTCGGCGCCGGCGCCACCGGTGCCCGCCGCAAGGGAGGCCGCGGCAAGAACGCCAAGCAGATCACCTGGGTGCTGCTGCTCAAGGCGCACCGCGCGGCGGGATGCCTGGCCtcgctcgcctccgccgccgtcgccctcggcGCCGCCGCCAGGCGCCGGGTGGCCGACGGCCGGACCGACGCCGACGCCGGCGCTGGCGCGGGCGCGGAGAGCCCCGTGCTGCGCTCCCGCTTCTACGCCTTCATCAGGGCCTTCCTCGTCCTCTCCATGCTCCTCCTGGCCGTCGAGCTGGCCGCGCACGTTAACGGCTGGAACCTCGCAGCCTCCGCGCTGGCCCTCCCCATTATCGGCGTCGAGTCGCTCTACGGCTCCTGGCTGCGCCTCCGCGCCGCCTACCTCGCGCCGCTCCTCCAGTTCCTCACCGACGCGTGTGTGGTGCTCTTCCTCATCCAGAGCGCCGACCGCCTCATCCAGTGCCTTGGCTGCTTCTACATCAACCTGAAGCGCATCAAGCCAAAGCTTAAGTCCTCGCCGCTGCCGGACGCCGAGGACCCTCACGCCGGCTACTACCCCATGGTGCTCGTCCAGATACCAATGTGCAACGAGAAGGAG GTGTATCAACAATCGATTGCGGCCGTTTGCAACCTTGATTGGCCGAGGTCCAACTTCCTGGTTCAGGTGTTGGACGACTCCGACGACCCGACGACGCAGTCACTCATCAGAGATGAGGTTGCGAAGTGGCAGCAGAACGGAGCTCGGattctctaccggcatcgtgtgctCAGGGATGGGTACAAGGCCGGGAACCTCAAGTCCGCCATGGGCTGCAGCTACGTCAAGGATTACGAATTTGTTGCCATCTTTGACGCCGACTTCCAACCAAACCCAGACTTCTTAAAGCGCAGCGTCCCACATTTCAAG GACAATGATGAATTGGGGCTGGTGCAAGCAAGATGGTCTTTCGTGAACAAGGATGAGAACCTATTGACTCGGTTGCAGAACATCAATCTGTGCTTCCACTTTGAGGTGGAACAGCAGGTAAATGGCGTGTTCTTGAACTTCTTTGGGTTCAATGGCACTGCTGGAGTTTGGAGGATCAAGGCATTGGAGGATTCAGGCGGGTGGATGGAGCGGACTACGGTGGAGGATATGGACATTGCAGTTCGGGCACATCTCCATGGCTGGAAGTTTATCTTCCTCAATGATGTTGAG TGCCAATGTGAATTACCCGAGTCATACGAGGCTTACAGAAAGCAACAACATCGGTGGCATTCCGGTCCAATGCAGCTGTTCAGGCTTTGCTTACCAGACATCATCAAGTCCAAG ATTTCGGTTTGGAAGAAAGCCAACttgatcttcctcttcttcctcctccggaaGCTCATCCTGCCATTCTACTCCTTCACgctcttctgcatcatcctcccgATGACAATGTTTGTGCCCGAAGCGG CTCCTGACTGGGTCGTATGCTACATCCCTGCCCTGATGTCATTGCTCAACATCCTACCATCTCCAAAGTCCTTCCCTTTCATCATCCCGTACCTGCTCTTCGAGAACACCATGTCCGTGACCAAGTTCAACGCCATGATCTCAGGCCTGTTCCAGCTCGGAAGCGCCTACGAGTGGGTGGTGACCAAGAAATCCGGCCGATCTTCAGAAGGTGATCTCATCGCTTTGGCGGTCCCACCCAAGGAGCTGCGGCACCAGAGAACCGGCTCGGCCCCGAACCTCGACGCCATGCTGAAGGATCAATCGGATAGTCCGAAGAAAGATggcaggaagaagaagaagcacaacCGGATATACAAGAAGGAGCTCGCCCTGTCGCTGCTACTATTAACGGCCGCCGCCCGCAGCCTGCTAACGAAGCAGGGCATACACTTCTACTTCCTATTGTTCCAGGGCATCTCCTTCTTGTTAGTAGGCCTTGACCTCATAGGCGAGCAGGTTGAGTGA